Sequence from the Ereboglobus luteus genome:
CCGCGGTCCCACGCTCATCTGGAACGGACGCGACGACATCTGTAACATCAAAAAAACGCAGGAACCCTTTTTCGACGACCTCCGCGCCCGCGCCGCCAAACTCACCTCGTCTGAAAAACAAAAAAACATTTTCACCTACGGCTTCACACCCAAGCCCGCGAGCCACCGCCCCTACTTCATAACAAAACCGCCCGCCATCTGGCTCGCGAAGCAGCTCGACTTCCCGAACCTCACGCCCGGCCAAGTCGCCGCGCTGCCCGAAGTCCACATCAGCGAATGGGCAAGTGAAACCGGCTACCCGATGGATCGCGGTTATACCTCCGAGGAGCGCGAGGGTGGGGCAATGGCCGTCGGCGACAACGTCCCCGCCATCGCCCGCGACCAGCTCAGCGTCTTCACCGCCGCCGAATGGGAAACAGTCAAGGCCGGCTACACATTCGACACCTGGCTCAAAAAAATCGGAGCCACCACCAACAAGGACAAACCCAAGTGTCCGAAAAAATCCTAATCCAAAATCACGCCAATCCTGTAACAAATCTCTCACACATCATGCACCACCGCACACTCGCCGCCCTCACCATCCTCGCAGCCTTCGGCCTTCAGCTCTTCAGCCCTTCGGTCCTTCTCTCCGACACCCGCCTCATTGAGAAACTCGAAGTCAACGACACCGGCTACCTCCTCTACAACGCCAGCCATTGGATAGAGCAGGGCGGCATCCGCGTCGGCGCGCCGCTTTACGGTGACAACGAAAACCTCCCCGAACCCGAGCGCGCCGCCGTCGCCGCGCTTCCCGCCGAACTCGTATCCGTGGATTGGATACAACCCTCCGCCCTCTCCGCCGCCTTTGTCAAGAGCCCCTACTTCGGCGACAACCTCGCCAACTTCGTGCTCCGCGAACCCGCCGAAATCCACATCGCCCACTCCGACGCCATCGCCGAAAAACCCGCCTGGCTCGCCACCCGATACACCGCCACCGCCGGCAAACTCACCGACACCCTCGGCCGCGCCTTCACCCTCTACAAACGCACCGCCGACGCCGGCGAAAAAATCATCCTCGGCCCCAACGGCTCCGCTTCCGCTCCCATGTATCTCGTCCTGGCAAAACCGCTGTCCTCAACCGCGACCCGTAAACTGGAAACTGGATACTCGAGCAACGTCACGGACATCGCCGCCGCCGGCGCGCGCGGCGACGGCCGCACCATCAACACCACCATCATTCAAACCGCCATCGACGATCTCTCCGCCCGCGGCGGCGGCACGGTCCTCGTCAGCGGCGGCATCTACGTCACCGGCGCGCTTGAACTTCGCGACAACATCACGCTCCGCATCGAAGCCGGCAGCATCCTCCGCGCTTCGCCCAATCCCGCCGACTTCCCGCCCAAGCACGCCAGCGTCCCCGGCTTTCGCAGCCACGAACCCCACCAGTTCATTTTTGCGCAAAACGCGAAAAATATCACCATCACCGGCGGCGGCGTCATCGACGGCTACGCCATCCGCCAGGGCTACCCCTGGGGCGGCCGCAACAACGAGCACGAGCGCCCGCGCCTCATCCGCATGTTCTCCTGCCAAAACATCCGCGTTGAAAACATCACACTCATCCGCGCCGCCAACTGGACGCAATATTACGAAACCTGCACCGACCTTGTTTTCCGCGACCTCCGCATCCGCTGCCACACCGGCGTGCACAATCAGGACGGCATCGACATCTCCGGTTGCAGCAACGTCGAGATCGACGGCTTCCACGCCACCACCGGCGACGACGCCATTTGCATAAAAGCCCTCACCCTCACCCCCGCCGAAAACATTCGCATCAACAACCTCTACTCGCCCTACGCCAACTGCAACATCCTCAAGATCGGCACCGAGACGCACGGCGCGTTGAAAAACCTTCACGCCACCAACATCGAAGGCGTCACCCGCTACTCCCTCTCCATCGAGACCGTTGACGGCTCCATCCTCGAAAACATCACCTACGAAAACGCCATACTCTACGATTGCGGTGCGCCCATTTTCGCTCGCCTCGGCGCGCGCGGACGCACCTTCAAAGGCGGCCCAAATCCCGCCACCCCGGGCGCCCTCCGCAACGTCACCTTTCGCAATATCCGCAACTATGCCAACACTTGGGGCGCCGAAAAACGCGGCATCGGTCTCGGCGCCTCCTGCTCGGGCGTCGAGGGGCTCCGCATCCAGAACCTGACAATTGAGGATTGCGATTTCACCTTCCACGGCGGACAGACCGATCCCAAGGTGGTCACGCGCGCAGTCCCCGAAAACGAGAAAAAATACCCCGAATACATCACCTTTGGCGTGTGTCCCGCCTACGGCCTCTATCTCCGTCACATCGACGGCCTCACCGTGCGCAACAACCGCATCCGCTCCGCGAACACGGACGTCCGTCCTCCCGTCGTCCTGGAGGACGTCCACAGCTCGACCCTCACCAACAACATCCTCCAAACCTTCGCCCTCACCGCCGCACCCGAAGTCCACACGAAATAATTATCATCCCTTTGGAGTGCGGTGGCAGAGCGAAGCGCCGACACCGCTTTGAGCACCTCCCGCCGCCTCCAAAACCCAACACAAACCAAGGAACACAGAGGACACGAAGCGCGCACGAAGCTGCGCGACAGGAGGCCATCAAGGCACCGCACTCTTTCTCGCAAAAAAACAATCCGAGGAACCCTCAGATAATATAAACCACTGGCAATCCATCTTCATTTCTTTCCGTATATGCGTCCATCCGCGGTTAAAAAACAAAACATCATTTCGCCAAAAAATCACTCGTCCACCAGCGAGCCTCCCAAAACTCTGAGCCGCGCTCCGCGCGCTCTGTGCTCTCTGTGTTCCTTTCCTTTTTTTAATTTTTTCTGACACGCCATGAAATCCGCATTCCGCACTCCGCATTCCGCATTTCCCCTCCTCGCCGCCCTCGCTCTGCTCGCCGCCTTCAGCCTTCAGCCCTTCAGTCTTTCAGTCCTTCGCGCCGGCGCTCCGGCGCCGGCGCCCATGTCCCTGCGCCTCGTTTCACTGAACAACGGCCAGTGGATGGATAAAAATAAAACCGCCGAAGTGCGCCGCGAAGTCGACCGCATCGTCTCCGAAGGCTTCAACGCCATCTCCATCGGCACCTACAAATTCATGCCGGCCTACTTCATCGACTACACCAAAACCCCGTATCCCGAGGCCCAGCAATTCGACCCGAAAAAAAGCGCGTCCCAACTCGAAACCCTCCGCGCCAACATTCGCTACGCAAAGTCCAAGGGCATCCAGCGCGTCGTTTCGCGCTCCTATTCGCACTACTGCCCGCTCAACTTTTGGGAGGCGCATCAGGCGGAGCTCAATCCCGGCGGAATCTTCAAGCGTTTCCTCGAAAACGCCCACCAAAACAACATCTACAAAGAGTCGCTCCAGAAACGAAAGGCCGAGGCCGTCGTGCCGCACGCGCAATGGACGAATCCCGTCTTTCGCAATTTCTTCATCTACTCCACCTCGCGCATGCTCGACCTCATCCCCGAGCTCGACGGCTTCCTCAACGCCTACGCCGAGGCCGCCTGGACGCTCACGCCCGACACCCTTCGCGCGGATAAATGGAAAAGCTGGAAGGAAAACGTCGATTACGCCGCCACCGACGCGAACTTCGTCGACTACTGCAACACCCTCTACGCCCTCCTTCAAAAGAAACGCGGCGACCGCCTCTTCCTCGGCATGCGCGACTGGTATGTGAAACCCGAAACTCTCGCGCAGCTCAAAATGCCCCGCTCCCAACTCTACATGTCGATCAAATACGCCGGTTACGACCAGCCCCTCGTCAACTATCCGCCATGGGGCAAGGATCTCCTCGACGCCGGCTACTCCGTCATCCTCGACATCATCGTCTTCGACGCCGAGCACCCGCACCCCGTGTATTGGTATGACGGCGACATCATCGAAAAAACTTTCGCCAACATGCGCGCCGGCGGCTTCACCGGAATCGCCTACCAAGACTACCAGCTCAAAAGCAAAACCGGCGACGCCCTCGACCACCCCGTCCGCCGCCTCACGCAAAAAACCGTCGGCGCCGCCATCGCCGGCAAACCCTTCACCAACGCCGACGCCATCGCATTCCTCCGCCCCCACTATCGCGACGGCGCCGAACCGCTCCTCCGCAGCCTCAAAGCCGTCGCCCTCGCGCAAGAGTCCTTCATCAAACTCAGCCCCGCCTGGTTCTGGCGTGGCGACGGCCTCACGCCCGGCGGCCTCGACGTTCCCCGCCTCTGGAAACTCAACGACGAACCCGAGGCGCCATCCGGCATGGCATTCGTCCGCCAAAACGCCATCAGCGTCCCCGGTTATGTCGCCGCCACGCTCTCGCCCGATCCCGCTTCCGCGATCGCAAAACTGAAATCCGACACCGGTCCCGACGCCCGCACCCCCGTCGAACTCATTGCCGAAATGCGCCGCCATGCCGACGACTCCGTGACCGCCGCGCTCGAGTTTCGCGCCAAGGCGCCGGCCAAGGCGCCCTACCTGCGCGACCTTGTTGCCAGCGCCTTCATCCACCAACAACTCGTCGCCCGCGACACCGCCTTCCTCGAAGCCGCAATCGCCTACTACCGCGCCGGCGCAAACTGGGACGGCCGCTACCATAAGGACAGGAACGCCCCGCTCGCCCCCCGCCCCGGCGTCGATGTCGCCGCGGAAAAAGCCGCCTGTCTCGACGCCATGAACCGCCTCGTTTACCACGATCAAATCATGGCCGAACTCCTCAAAAACTACGCTCCCCGCCGACCCACCCGCCGCAATTTCAAAGGTTATCCCGAAAGCCTGACCATGGCGCAAATCCTCGGCATAAAACTCGCCAAACCCGCCCTCGACCAAACCGAATACAACCGCATCGAAACCCAAATCCTCGGCAAGTAAACGTAGCGCGGACAGCCAAGTCTGCCTCCTCTTAAAACCAAAAAACCTGAATACTAAATAACCACGGAGTTCACTGAGAGCCACGGAGAAAAACCGTATTCAATCCATCCATCGCCCCGACTTTTAATCATCCCTTTTCTGCATTCGCGCCTATTCGCGTTCATTTGCGGTTAAAAATCCTCCTCCGTGTTCCTCAGTGAACTCCGTGGTTAAAACCAAGCCGTCATAATTTCCACTAACCAATAACCATAACCTTAAACCTTAAATCTCGCTCACCATGCTCACTCGCCGCACCTTCCTCACCGCCACCGCAGCCGCCGCCGGCATCTCGGCCCTTCAGCCCTTCAGCCTTTCGGCGCTTTCCGCCGCCGCTCCGGCCGCGACCCGTCGCCGACCGAAAAACATCGGCGCGTTTTATTTTCGCGCGCACCTCTACACGCTCGTTCCCCGGCACGTTCGCGAGGACATGGAGTGGTTGCGCGACGCGGGCATCAACACGCTGGTCATCGGCGTGCAGGAGCAGGATCTCGCCTCCGCGCGCGAAAACATTGACCGAATCAGCGCCGAGGCGCACCGCGTCGGCATCAAAATCTGGGTGATTCCCAGCCGCTGGGGCAACCTCATCGCCGGGGCCGGCAAAGTTCCCTGCACCTTCACCGGCAAGAATCCCGATTGCTGGGCTCGTCGTGAAAACGGCAAACCCATCATGGGCGGATTCGGCCCCTACGCGAGCATCCATCACCCCTACACCTTCGACCGCTACACCAAAATGCTCCGGCGCGTGCTCGACCAATGGCCCGTCGAGGGAATCATCTGGGACGAACCCAAGGCCTACAACATCCTCGACTACAGCCCCGCCGCCAAAACCGCCTTCGGCGGCACGATTCCGAAGGACGTCCGCCCGCACCGCCAGGCCTTCGCAAAGTTCTTCGCGCGCCTCAACGCCGTCATTAAAAAACACTCGCCCGGCTGCTACATGTCGATGTTCACCTACGCCACGCTCAAGCAGGAGGAAATCGAGGACCTTGCCGACCAGTCCGACCTCAACGCCTTCGGTTGCGACGGCCGCCCGTGGGCGCTTGCCGACAAAGGCGCGGATGACAGCGACCGCAATGCGCCCGCCAAAAAATGCCTCGTTGACAACAGCGCGCGCTTTATCGAAACCGCCCGCCGCCACGGACGCGATACCTTTGCCCTGATTGAGAACCACGCAATGCCCGCGACGAGCAACCCGATCATGGACCGCCGCCTCCCCGAAGTCCTCGCGCAAGACTGGGACAATCTCTTTTGTTATTATTACCCGCGTTCCTGCGACGATCCCGACGCCAGCATGGCGATCATCAAAAAACATATTTCCAAACTCTGACACACGCGGAGCAAAAAGGGTGGGGGACTCGGGGCCGCGCATTTGCAAGTGCCCTGGCTCCGCGTCCCTGTTCCTTGTCAACATCGACCCGATTGTCGGGCCCCCGCGCGCCGCATTGCGAAAATGCGCCGCGCCCGATGGCACGTTGGAGGAATTGAAGGCGGCGCTCGGAGTGAAGTGCACACCGCAGGCGATTAACTGGGTTCTCAAGAAGATGGGACTGACATATAGAAAAGACGTTGCGGACAAGCACATCGAAAGAGCGAAGGGAATTAACAAAACAGCAGGTGGCACCTATCGAGAGCTAATCATCACCGACTTCTGCATCACTCAAACTGGGCCATTGCAGGCAAAACGGCTCAACCTCGTGTTTTTCTCAAACTCGCCGGAATTATTTTCGAACCAGGTTGGGTTAGGCTTAACTCATTGTTTTAAAATTAGTTAAGTGGTGCCCAGAGGGGGACTCGAACCCCCATGCGGTTAGGCACAGGCTTCTGAGACCTGCGTGTCTACCAATTCCACCATCTGGGCGACTTGGGAAACTGCAAAAGACACACTGCTGTCGAACGCGCGGCAAGCATAGAATTTCAGTGTTTTAATGCGCGCGCCTTTTTGCGTTTCTAATCAGCATACGACAACACTGAACTGTAGTAGGCAGGATGAGATCTGACAGTTGAGGGAAGCCCCATGGGACTTCAGAGTGAACGACAAACCAGAAGACCCAAGCGAAGGAAGCCCCCATGGGGGCTTCGCGCAAAAATCCGAAAAAAATGAACCTCAACGAAAAAATAATCCGCAACAAAGTCGGCCTGCTCAAGCTGGCCGAAGAACTCAACAACGTATCGAAGGCCTGCCAGGTGATGGGGCTGAGCCGCGACACCTTCTACCGCTATAAAAATGCGGTGCAGGAGGGAGGCGTGGAAGCGTTGATCGACAAGAACCGGCGTGTGCCGAACCACAAAAACCGGGTGGACGAGCGCATCGAGAAACGCATCTGCGAACTGGCATTGGACAATCCCGCGCTCGGACAAGTGCGAGTGGCCAATGAACTGCGTCAGAAAGGCCTAATAATCTCGGCGGGCGGAGTGCGCTCGGTATGGCTGCGACATGAGCTGCAAACCTTCAAGCTGCGACTCAAGGCACTTGAGGCGCACATTGCCAAAACCGGCGCGGTGCTCACCGAGGCGCAAGTCGTCGCCTTGGAACGCAAGGCCGCCGACGATGTGATCGACAACGAGATAGAAAGCGCGCACCCCGGATATCTCGGCTGCCAGGACACCTTCTACGTGGGCACCATCAAAGGAGTCGGGCGTATCTACCAGCAAACCTACATCGACGCTTACAGCAAAGTCGCCTGCGCCAAACTCTACACAACAAAAACACCGCTTCCCGCGGTCGACCTGCTCAACGAACGCGTGCTGCCGCTCCACGAGGAAGGCGGCATGGGAGTGTTGCGCATCTTCCCTTCATTACGTCGAGGTTGTCGGCACGACGCGGATCGAGCCGCTTGTGTGCTATGCCCGTTTTTACTTGAGATCAACCGATTATTTAATCAGGTTGCGGTATAGATCGGAGGTTGTTGCGTCTTGTGTTGTGAGAAGAATCCTAAGTCTGCATCTCAAGGGGTTTCACATAGGAAGATGATGCAGCCTTCGATTCTCCTATTTCACTCTCGATGATATAAAGTCGACGCCCCACCATGAAACAGGACGCCAAGCTCCGCCAACACACTGTCGCAAGTCTTTGCACATGTTAGCATATTCCAGCTACAGCCTTTACTTGCGGAATTGGCATGCCGTGCATGATCGGCGGGATGAACAACATCAAATCACATCCAGAACAATCAATCCATCAGCGCAAGCGCGTCATGCCGTTCGCCAAGCCTCACCACATGGTGAAACCGGCCTACATACACGGCGACGGAGCGGCCGCGCGCTACCTTGGTTTTGCCGACGTGCAGGGACGCATGTTTCGCATCTGGGCACGCGAGATGCGCATTCCGTTCGCAATCGTCGGGGGGCGTGCGAACTACCGCATAGCCGACTTAGACGCCGCGTGGGAGCGCGCCGCGTCGAAGGAGCGCGTCACTGACCGATCTTTCGCCTTGCCAGCCCCGCCCCGCCTGCGCTTCGTTCGCGGCAGGCCGTGAAACGCCTACCAAAACAGAGTCGCACATCGCCCCATGCTGGGCGGTGGAGGGTGTCACGACTGGCACCCAAGTTTCACCCATCGCTTGGCATGGGGTCTTTCATAACCGCGCGGAAGAGGCCGTGAAACGCCAACGCCGCGCGCAACAAAACCAGTCGCAATGAAAAACAAAACCTCGATCGGGGAACGCGCCAGCGTCCGCCCCACCACCAAGAACACGCCCGCAAGCGTTTCAAACACCGGAGATGCCGCCAAGGCATCACGCCGCCAACCAGAGCCTTTTAAGGCATCCGCTCCTTCCGCTCATGTGCAATCTCGCCCCGCCCCGCCAAAGCCCGGCAAATCAAAAGGGACGCCGCGTAAACGCCGTCTGGAATCCTTCACCGTGAGGATGAGTCCGCAACAAGCTCGCCTCATCCGCCGTTTTGCTGCCGTGTTGCGAGCCACTCCCAGCGACATGCTGGCATCGTTGGCTTTATCTGAGATTGCGCATGGAGGGAATGACCATTCGCAAGCTGAGCTGGATTGCTATAACTCCGCCCTGATCGAATTGATTGTGCAACGCAGAGTCCCTGAAGATCGCAGTAGCGAACTTGTCGGCTTCACGCATGTTTGTCGGCATAGCGCACGAAAGGACGGTGGGGCATGAGTGTATCGAAGACGCCACTTGATATGATAATTAACGAGATTCATGCACTCCGCACCGATCTTGTTGAGGAGATGCGCCTATTGCGGCACGCCGTCGATGCGCTGTGCAATGACCACGCGCCTGACGCCGATGAGTCGGACGTGGAGATTTCGACGGCGGAGGCCGCGGAATTCATGGGATACTCGAAATCTTCCCATGCGTGCTTCCGCGATGCGGCGCGCGACAATGGGGTTTTCCCGACTGGAAATCGTGCGCGCTTTCGCTGGAGGAAAAGCGATTTGCTTAGATGGAAGGCGAGCCCGAAATACGCGATGTTGCGTGTTCGCATTCACAGCGGCAGACTTACACGGCGCGCTCACAAGTGAATCAAGAAACACGGCCCGTCCTGCCATCCGGTGGGGCGGGCTTGTTGTTTTCCGACCCCGTCCCGCGAAATAAAACAACCTGAAACAATCCAGCATCTTGGGGCACTTGTTCCCACTAGGCGTTCCCACTAGCCATTTCTCAAAACTTAAGTTATTGATTATCAAGATGGTGCGGCTGGACGGAATCGAACCGACGAGACCTGCTTGGAAGGCAGGAGTTTTACCACTAAACTACAGCCGCGTGGGAAAATCTTGCGTTGATAATTTCGTGTTCGCGCCAGTGGTCAAGCTTTCGCTTTGGATTTCGTCTTGCTCGGATAGACGATTCCACACGCATCCAAGCGAACGCACAGCCCAAGCGAAAGTTGGATTGATTGGATGTGTTGCACGAAACCGGCGCGCAACACAGTTTCCTCACTCGAAAGAAGGGGGCGAGTCAAACGCTTGGCGAATGGGAATGTCGTGTGCTCAGCGGCTGATGTCGCCGAGCATTTGGTCGAGCGTCGTGTAGGATTCGAGTTGCTTGAGCGCGGCTGCACAGCGGTCCTTCGAGGCCAGGGCTGTGTTTTCGGCGAGAAATACGATGTAGCTGGCCACGTTTTTCGAGTAGTTGAGCAGGCCTTCGTCGCTCACCGAATAGAAGCGGGCGCGTTGCTGGTAACCGGCGGGCGAGTGATCGCCGAGCGCGGTTTTTTCCGCCTTGCCGCCGCCGGCAAGGACATGGAGGAAGTTGTATTCGAACCAGAACATGTGCTCGGGGCTTGGTGTGAGCGAGTCAATCGCGGCGCGGGTGGCGGCCTCGTTGGCGAAGACGTCGGTGGGTTTGCCGGATTTTTCGAGGGCGTCGACGATGAAGCTGCGCGCCATTTTTTGTTCGGTTGCGTCGGTCGCGAACGCGCCTTTGACGGCGAGCTCGACTGTGAATTGATACCAGTCTTTCCAGAGTGCCTGGTCGGCGGGGTTCTTTGAGGCGTAGAGGGCTCGACCCATTTCGTAGGTGTAGCGTCCGCTGGTTTTGATTTCGAGGCAGCTGCCGGTGACTGCGCCCATGACTTGGTAGTTTTCAGCGGACTTGCCGGAGCCGGAATGGAAGCCGATGCTAACGCCGAATTGTTTGCAGACGTTCCACTGCTTTTCGATGAGCGCCTTGAGCGCGGTGTTGTCGGGGTAGGGCATGTTTTTCTGGAAGCCGAATGCGGGGGCGACGAAGTTGATTGTCATTCCCATCGCTTCGCAGAGGGCGAGCATGATGGCGGTGGTTTCGGGCGTGGTGAGTCCGGGGAGTTCGTCGATGGAGAGTTCGCGGAGGTAGGCGCAGCCTTCCTTGGTTGCGAAGAGTTGCTCGCGGGCGATGCGGTATTTTTCGTCGCGCACTTTCATTTTTTTCATCGCGGGCCAGACGTAGGCGAGGAGCTTGGCGAGCGCTTCCTCGTCGAGTTGGAGGCCGGCGGCGGCAACGCGTGTTTTCACTTTTTCGACGAGTTCGGGCGCCATGTTTTCGGCGACCCAGGCGCGGGCGTCGTCGGGGGCTTTTGTGAGGGCGAGCTCGGGCGAGATGTCGAAGGTGATGTAGCTGGCGAGCACGCATCCGCGCACGAGTTGGTCTTCGCGCACGTCGAATTTGCCGCCGATGGGCTGGTGGTCGGCGTTGAAGCTCCACGCGATGCCGCGTTTGTGGAAACCGGTTTTGAGTTTGGAGATCACGCAGCCGTGGCTCATGCCCTCGACGGACTGGCCTTGGTGGCCTTCGGGGACGTTGGTGCCGATGAAGGGGAAGGGGACGGTGTCGAGTTTGCCTTCAAGCATCGAGTTCACGTCGTAAACGAGTTCGCGCGGGATGGAGTTTTGGTTGGCCGTCATGCCGACTTCGAGCGCGCTCATGGCCCACTCGACCGCGGGCCAGTGCAGCGTGGTGAAGCGCGCGCCGATGCCGAGCGTGCTTTGTCCGAGGCGTTGCGACGCGGTGGGAAAAATGGTCGATTCGGGGTTGTGCTCCTGAATGAGGTTTTTGATGCGAAGGAGGTTTGCGAAAGAGGCGGGGAAGGCGACTGCGCCCTCGTTGAGGGCGACTCCCTCGGCGAGCACTTTCACGGCGTCGGCACCGAGTTCGGCGATGGGGGTGAGTTTCCACGCGCAATCACCGGTCACGTCCTCAAGTAATATCCATTGTCCGGCCTCGGTTTCAAAAACGCTTTTCGGG
This genomic interval carries:
- a CDS encoding glycoside hydrolase family 28 protein gives rise to the protein MHHRTLAALTILAAFGLQLFSPSVLLSDTRLIEKLEVNDTGYLLYNASHWIEQGGIRVGAPLYGDNENLPEPERAAVAALPAELVSVDWIQPSALSAAFVKSPYFGDNLANFVLREPAEIHIAHSDAIAEKPAWLATRYTATAGKLTDTLGRAFTLYKRTADAGEKIILGPNGSASAPMYLVLAKPLSSTATRKLETGYSSNVTDIAAAGARGDGRTINTTIIQTAIDDLSARGGGTVLVSGGIYVTGALELRDNITLRIEAGSILRASPNPADFPPKHASVPGFRSHEPHQFIFAQNAKNITITGGGVIDGYAIRQGYPWGGRNNEHERPRLIRMFSCQNIRVENITLIRAANWTQYYETCTDLVFRDLRIRCHTGVHNQDGIDISGCSNVEIDGFHATTGDDAICIKALTLTPAENIRINNLYSPYANCNILKIGTETHGALKNLHATNIEGVTRYSLSIETVDGSILENITYENAILYDCGAPIFARLGARGRTFKGGPNPATPGALRNVTFRNIRNYANTWGAEKRGIGLGASCSGVEGLRIQNLTIEDCDFTFHGGQTDPKVVTRAVPENEKKYPEYITFGVCPAYGLYLRHIDGLTVRNNRIRSANTDVRPPVVLEDVHSSTLTNNILQTFALTAAPEVHTK
- a CDS encoding tagaturonate epimerase family protein translates to MISTTSINQFLLKNNLRIANNPCVSPDFCLDWPALAAKLANASPDVKAYPKSVFETEAGQWILLEDVTGDCAWKLTPIAELGADAVKVLAEGVALNEGAVAFPASFANLLRIKNLIQEHNPESTIFPTASQRLGQSTLGIGARFTTLHWPAVEWAMSALEVGMTANQNSIPRELVYDVNSMLEGKLDTVPFPFIGTNVPEGHQGQSVEGMSHGCVISKLKTGFHKRGIAWSFNADHQPIGGKFDVREDQLVRGCVLASYITFDISPELALTKAPDDARAWVAENMAPELVEKVKTRVAAAGLQLDEEALAKLLAYVWPAMKKMKVRDEKYRIAREQLFATKEGCAYLRELSIDELPGLTTPETTAIMLALCEAMGMTINFVAPAFGFQKNMPYPDNTALKALIEKQWNVCKQFGVSIGFHSGSGKSAENYQVMGAVTGSCLEIKTSGRYTYEMGRALYASKNPADQALWKDWYQFTVELAVKGAFATDATEQKMARSFIVDALEKSGKPTDVFANEAATRAAIDSLTPSPEHMFWFEYNFLHVLAGGGKAEKTALGDHSPAGYQQRARFYSVSDEGLLNYSKNVASYIVFLAENTALASKDRCAAALKQLESYTTLDQMLGDISR